The proteins below come from a single Bacteroidales bacterium WCE2004 genomic window:
- a CDS encoding tRNA (guanine-N7-)-methyltransferase, whose amino-acid sequence MGHDKLRKFAENETFSCLLQPSAQELLADGYFHLRDHAVKGHWAERFGNDRPIVLELGCGKGEYTVALAERDPERNYIGVDIKGARLWKGAKYATEHALSNVGFLRTRVEFISAFFAPGEVSEVWLTFSDPQYRSENSRLCSPLFLERYRNFMRPGGIVHLKTDSRFLHEYARAVCAANGLQVLACTNDLYASKDSIQPVVREVKTFYENLFLQQGYPITYLSFVIDHDGPFVSPRDPEEFDTKKWREAEGPRLLFGHDSAETRRQKLRAAKEESL is encoded by the coding sequence ATGGGACACGATAAGCTACGCAAATTCGCGGAGAACGAGACGTTCTCCTGCCTCCTCCAGCCTTCGGCGCAGGAACTGCTCGCCGACGGCTATTTCCACCTGCGCGACCACGCCGTCAAGGGCCACTGGGCGGAGCGGTTCGGCAACGACCGCCCCATCGTCCTGGAACTGGGCTGCGGCAAGGGCGAATACACGGTCGCCCTCGCGGAGCGCGATCCGGAGCGCAACTATATCGGCGTGGACATCAAGGGCGCGCGCCTGTGGAAGGGCGCCAAATACGCCACCGAGCACGCCTTGTCCAACGTGGGCTTCCTGCGTACGCGCGTCGAGTTCATCTCCGCCTTCTTCGCTCCCGGCGAGGTGTCCGAGGTGTGGCTGACCTTCTCCGACCCGCAGTACCGCAGCGAGAATTCCCGCCTCTGCTCGCCGCTCTTCCTGGAGCGCTACCGCAACTTCATGCGTCCCGGCGGCATCGTCCACCTCAAGACGGACTCCCGCTTCCTGCACGAATACGCCCGCGCCGTCTGCGCGGCCAACGGCCTGCAGGTCCTCGCCTGCACGAACGACTTATATGCCTCGAAGGACAGCATACAGCCTGTGGTCCGTGAGGTGAAGACGTTCTATGAGAACCTGTTCCTGCAGCAGGGCTACCCGATCACGTACCTGTCGTTCGTGATCGACCATGACGGGCCGTTCGTGAGCCCGCGCGACCCGGAGGAGTTCGACACAAAAAAGTGGCGCGAAGCCGAGGGCCCGCGCCTGCTTTTCGGTCACGATTCCGCCGAGACCCGCCGCCAGAAACTCCGCGCGGCGAAGGAAGAATCCCTATAG
- a CDS encoding Cell fate regulator YaaT, PSP1 superfamily (controls sporulation, competence, biofilm development): MTTNESIQYDCFRGCVVTHEEGTGETRCTYRAGCCKLGDYNWLKDADDGTYRNLFEVRFKNTRKGFYINDSSQNVRLGDLVVVEATTGQDLGIVTLEGPIVGRQMRSRGIDPETAQFKKIYRKARQSDIEKWQEAIAREQDTMIKARRIAAEMGLEMKIGDVEFQGDGSKAIFYYIADGRVDFRQLIKVFAEEFRIRIEMKQIGARQEAGLIGGLGICGRELCCANYISSFQSISTAAARCQDLSLNPQKLAGQCGKLKCCLNYEVATYLDAQSHIPKVSGPLEFEDGLAWLRKTDILREVMYFSYDKTSDADLYALDAAEVWDILEMNRNGEKPESLRTEPEPNIPEFVTAVGDDSISRFDAPKRKRSRGGKGRSKGRGAKEGAQAQAAPAAQNGKEARPAQKEARPAQNGDKAQASGEQRNGNGRNRGRGGRNRGRGGNGNGNGNGGQKPQANKSSE, from the coding sequence ATGACGACAAACGAATCCATCCAATACGACTGCTTCCGCGGTTGCGTGGTGACCCACGAGGAGGGCACGGGCGAGACCCGCTGCACCTACCGCGCCGGCTGCTGCAAGCTCGGCGACTACAACTGGCTGAAAGACGCCGACGACGGCACCTACCGCAATCTCTTCGAGGTGCGCTTCAAGAACACGCGCAAGGGGTTCTATATCAATGACTCCTCGCAGAACGTCCGGCTCGGCGACCTGGTGGTCGTGGAGGCCACGACGGGGCAGGACCTGGGCATCGTGACGCTGGAGGGCCCGATCGTCGGCCGCCAGATGCGCAGCCGCGGGATCGACCCGGAGACGGCCCAGTTCAAGAAGATCTACCGCAAGGCCCGCCAGAGCGACATCGAGAAGTGGCAGGAGGCCATCGCCCGCGAGCAGGACACGATGATCAAGGCCCGCCGCATCGCGGCCGAGATGGGCCTGGAGATGAAGATCGGCGACGTCGAGTTCCAGGGAGACGGCTCCAAGGCCATCTTCTACTACATCGCCGACGGCCGCGTGGACTTCCGTCAGCTGATCAAGGTGTTCGCCGAGGAATTCCGCATTCGCATCGAGATGAAGCAGATCGGCGCGCGGCAGGAGGCCGGCCTCATCGGAGGTCTCGGCATCTGCGGCCGCGAGCTGTGCTGCGCCAACTATATCTCCTCCTTCCAGAGCATCTCCACGGCGGCCGCGCGCTGCCAGGACCTGTCGCTCAACCCGCAGAAGCTCGCGGGCCAGTGCGGCAAGCTCAAGTGCTGCCTCAACTACGAGGTGGCGACCTACCTGGACGCCCAGTCGCACATCCCCAAGGTCAGCGGACCGCTCGAGTTCGAGGACGGCCTGGCCTGGCTGCGCAAGACGGACATCCTGCGCGAGGTGATGTATTTCTCCTACGACAAGACCTCCGACGCGGACCTCTACGCGCTGGATGCCGCCGAGGTGTGGGACATCCTGGAGATGAACCGCAACGGCGAGAAGCCCGAGTCGCTGCGCACGGAGCCGGAGCCCAACATCCCCGAGTTCGTGACGGCGGTGGGCGACGACAGCATCAGCCGCTTCGACGCGCCCAAGCGCAAGCGTTCCCGCGGCGGCAAGGGCCGCTCCAAGGGCCGCGGCGCCAAGGAGGGCGCGCAGGCCCAGGCCGCGCCCGCTGCCCAGAACGGCAAGGAAGCACGTCCGGCCCAGAAGGAAGCGCGTCCCGCGCAGAACGGCGACAAGGCGCAGGCTTCCGGCGAGCAGCGCAACGGCAATGGCCGCAACCGCGGCCGGGGCGGGCGCAACCGGGGCCGCGGCGGCAACGGAAACGGCAATGGCAACGGCGGCCAGAAGCCGCAGGCCAACAAATCCTCCGAGTAA
- a CDS encoding DNA polymerase III, delta subunit produces the protein MTFAQIQGNDDVKQALTGMVDEGRIPHAILFHEDDGGGAFPIALAFLQYLFCRERSGGDSCGRCPSCGKIGRLIHPDVHFVFPTAAGALSEQFLEPLRRLVAERPAFREAELTDALGLAGKVPMIAVAESRRLLEKLSLSALEGGWRAVVIYLPERMNAEAANRLLKIIEEPPAQTQFLLIAHQMERVLPTIASRCQRIRVRAAGAASAPGFADAGLLDELMDALLGKDLLGALDVADRLAALPSRESAKSFCTFAADRLRQVFLAQQGIEGAGEISPQARAWAARCRKTFPRQALEVLDRTQTLIGRNVNLKILFTDMTDRLFLLI, from the coding sequence ATGACGTTTGCGCAGATACAAGGCAACGATGATGTGAAGCAGGCGCTCACCGGCATGGTGGACGAAGGCCGCATCCCGCACGCCATCCTCTTCCACGAGGACGACGGCGGCGGGGCGTTCCCGATCGCGCTCGCGTTCCTGCAATATCTCTTCTGCCGCGAGCGCAGCGGCGGCGATTCCTGCGGCCGCTGCCCGTCCTGCGGCAAGATCGGCCGCCTGATCCATCCCGACGTGCACTTCGTCTTCCCGACGGCCGCCGGCGCGCTCTCCGAGCAGTTCCTGGAGCCGCTGCGCCGCCTCGTGGCCGAGCGTCCCGCTTTCCGCGAAGCGGAGCTCACCGACGCGCTGGGCCTCGCGGGCAAGGTCCCGATGATCGCCGTCGCGGAGTCGCGCCGCCTGCTGGAGAAGCTCTCCCTGAGCGCGCTCGAGGGCGGTTGGCGGGCGGTGGTGATCTACCTGCCCGAGCGGATGAACGCCGAGGCCGCCAACCGCCTCCTCAAGATTATCGAGGAGCCGCCGGCACAGACGCAGTTCCTGCTCATCGCGCACCAGATGGAGCGCGTCCTGCCCACGATCGCCTCGCGCTGCCAGCGCATCCGCGTCCGTGCGGCCGGCGCGGCCTCCGCGCCCGGTTTCGCCGACGCCGGCTTGCTGGACGAGCTGATGGACGCCCTGCTGGGCAAGGACCTCCTGGGCGCCCTGGACGTCGCCGACCGGCTCGCCGCCCTGCCTTCGCGCGAGAGCGCCAAATCCTTCTGCACCTTTGCGGCAGACCGCCTGCGCCAGGTCTTCCTGGCCCAGCAGGGGATCGAAGGTGCCGGGGAGATCTCCCCGCAGGCCCGTGCCTGGGCCGCCCGCTGCCGCAAGACTTTTCCGCGCCAGGCCCTCGAGGTCCTGGACCGTACACAGACCCTCATCGGCCGTAATGTCAACCTGAAGATCCTCTTCACCGACATGACCGACCGCCTGTTTTTACTGATATGA
- a CDS encoding octaprenyl-diphosphate synthase, producing MSRQEIIEYLGADWDRVLALIRDRLHSDVDLLKDTNDRILSNSGKQLRPMITLLIARAIAAPNGDSICCAAASELLHNATLIHDDVADESAERRGRPTLSALLGPGPAVLVGDYWLARAVGLIVDTEHRDPMIRAFAKTLTDLAEGEMLQLEKASSCDTQEADYLRIIHCKTASLFVAASEAAALSVDADPEQQAAAIAYGAALGIAFQIKDDILDYAGSDTLGKPVGVDLKEQKITLPLLEALKGSPREAEIRALVREIPSHPEHCDEIRRFVAERDGVGKAARRLSEWIDRAVSALDVFPDTPARDYLAEIARYNQFRQV from the coding sequence GTGAGCAGACAGGAGATCATCGAATACCTTGGTGCGGATTGGGACCGTGTGCTGGCCCTGATCCGGGACCGGCTGCATTCCGATGTCGACCTGCTCAAAGATACCAACGACCGGATCCTGTCCAATTCCGGCAAGCAGCTCCGCCCGATGATCACGCTGCTGATCGCCCGGGCGATCGCCGCTCCGAACGGAGACAGCATCTGCTGTGCCGCGGCGTCGGAGCTGCTGCACAACGCCACCCTCATCCACGACGACGTGGCCGACGAGAGCGCGGAGCGGCGCGGCCGTCCCACGCTGAGCGCCCTGCTCGGGCCCGGCCCGGCGGTGCTGGTGGGCGACTACTGGCTGGCCCGCGCCGTGGGCCTGATCGTGGACACGGAGCACCGCGACCCGATGATCCGGGCTTTTGCCAAGACGCTGACGGACCTCGCCGAGGGCGAGATGCTCCAGCTGGAGAAGGCCTCTTCCTGCGACACGCAGGAGGCGGATTACCTGCGGATCATCCATTGCAAGACCGCCTCGCTCTTCGTGGCGGCGTCCGAGGCGGCGGCCCTGTCGGTCGACGCCGATCCGGAGCAGCAGGCGGCGGCCATCGCCTACGGCGCCGCGCTGGGCATCGCTTTCCAGATCAAGGACGACATCCTGGACTATGCCGGCTCGGATACGCTCGGCAAGCCGGTCGGCGTGGACCTGAAAGAACAGAAGATCACGCTTCCGCTGCTGGAGGCCCTGAAGGGCTCCCCGCGCGAAGCGGAAATCCGGGCGCTGGTGCGGGAGATCCCGTCCCATCCGGAGCATTGCGACGAGATCCGCCGCTTCGTGGCGGAGCGCGACGGGGTCGGGAAGGCCGCCCGCCGCCTCTCGGAATGGATTGACCGTGCGGTGAGCGCCCTGGATGTTTTTCCGGACACCCCGGCCAGGGACTATCTGGCCGAGATCGCCCGTTATAACCAATTCAGACAAGTATGA
- a CDS encoding hypothetical protein (manually curated) has product MSDKRAVIYCSSSSDIDPAYNQAARQIVRAACLAGYDIVSGGSWRGTMGHVCDEALEHGVRVIGVIPRFMKGFEHPRLTECIWTDRMSERKDLMREGTSVAIALPGGIGTLDEVAETYCLAKLGRYDGRVIIYNPDGFYDPFKLQLDRYVERGMMDAASRDLVRFPETVEAVKELL; this is encoded by the coding sequence ATGTCGGACAAGCGGGCAGTTATCTATTGCTCTTCGAGTTCCGACATCGATCCGGCCTACAATCAAGCTGCGCGGCAAATTGTCCGCGCAGCTTGTTTGGCTGGATACGATATTGTCTCGGGGGGATCCTGGCGGGGTACGATGGGCCATGTCTGTGACGAGGCTCTGGAGCACGGAGTCCGCGTGATCGGCGTGATTCCGCGTTTCATGAAGGGATTCGAGCATCCGCGCCTGACGGAGTGTATCTGGACGGACCGGATGTCGGAGCGCAAGGACCTCATGCGGGAGGGGACCAGCGTCGCCATCGCCCTGCCGGGCGGGATCGGGACGCTGGACGAGGTGGCCGAGACGTATTGTCTCGCCAAGCTCGGCCGCTATGACGGCCGGGTCATCATTTACAATCCGGACGGATTCTACGATCCGTTCAAGCTTCAGCTCGACCGCTATGTGGAGCGGGGGATGATGGACGCGGCTTCCCGCGACCTGGTCCGCTTCCCGGAGACGGTCGAGGCCGTGAAAGAACTTTTGTGA
- a CDS encoding Outer membrane protein beta-barrel domain-containing protein yields the protein MMKKLIVIAASLLLAVSAHAQFGVVAGINSTKTNLQEAYADINNITQYHVGVTYKLDLGLIAIQPSILYNMKGARMEGIKGLEDLTSMDYKTGYLEVPVQVQAGVNLGLARVYGFAEPFVGYALSNEVHSNLWKEPKETWDNVKSRLEYGIGLGVGVELIKHVQVAVKYYWNMGDMYGAELSFAGFKNTIAEQKASGIAASVALLF from the coding sequence ATGATGAAAAAGTTAATTGTCATCGCCGCTTCCCTGCTGTTGGCAGTGAGCGCGCACGCCCAGTTCGGTGTTGTAGCTGGCATCAATTCGACTAAGACGAACCTTCAGGAGGCTTATGCCGACATCAACAACATTACCCAGTATCACGTAGGTGTCACCTACAAGCTCGACCTCGGCCTGATCGCCATCCAGCCGTCCATCCTCTACAACATGAAGGGTGCCCGCATGGAAGGCATCAAGGGACTGGAGGATCTTACTTCGATGGACTACAAGACCGGCTACCTTGAGGTTCCCGTGCAGGTCCAGGCCGGCGTCAACCTCGGCCTCGCCCGTGTCTATGGCTTCGCCGAGCCGTTTGTCGGCTATGCCCTCAGCAACGAGGTCCATTCCAACCTCTGGAAGGAGCCGAAGGAGACCTGGGACAACGTCAAGTCCCGTCTCGAGTACGGTATCGGCCTGGGTGTCGGCGTCGAGCTGATCAAGCATGTCCAGGTGGCCGTGAAGTACTACTGGAACATGGGTGACATGTACGGCGCGGAGCTCAGCTTCGCCGGCTTCAAGAACACGATCGCAGAGCAGAAAGCCAGCGGCATCGCCGCTTCTGTCGCGCTTCTCTTCTAG
- a CDS encoding thioredoxin, translated as METVITANNIAEVLASPVPVLIDFWATWCGPCRVLSPTVDEVAKELDGKAVVAKCNVDDCDEIAMQYGIRNIPTLLFFKDGQLADRTVGVVSKQEIVDRLQKLM; from the coding sequence ATGGAAACTGTCATCACCGCAAACAATATTGCAGAGGTACTGGCTTCTCCCGTACCTGTCCTGATCGACTTCTGGGCGACGTGGTGCGGCCCCTGCCGCGTCCTCTCTCCGACCGTCGACGAGGTTGCCAAAGAGCTGGACGGCAAGGCCGTCGTGGCCAAGTGCAACGTCGACGACTGCGACGAGATCGCCATGCAGTACGGCATCCGCAACATCCCGACCCTCCTCTTCTTCAAGGACGGCCAGCTGGCGGACCGCACGGTGGGCGTCGTCTCCAAGCAGGAGATCGTCGACCGTCTGCAGAAATTAATGTAA
- a CDS encoding hydrophobic/amphiphilic exporter-1, HAE1 family encodes MSIYRSAVEHPVTTALLFVALAILGIFSLSRTSIAQFPEFDSNTIMVMASYQGANAQDIETNLTKVLENALNGVEDLKELNSQSKENISLLTLTFNYGVDIEAATNSVRDKLDMVNAMLPDGVSNPVIFKFSASDLPVMLLSATAEESLPALDKILDDKVSTPLARVSGVGTVSVSGAPSREIQVYCDPSKLQAYGLSISSIASVISAENRNIPSGNIDIGSDTYTLRVHQEFSDPSELLDVVVGAMGGRAVYLRDVATVVDGQQEREQESYTNGHRAARIIIQKQSDANTVNVIRGVKKQLAQIEKTLPADVKITTIVDGSREIINTINTLIETIIITFLVVMLVVFIFLGSWKSTFIIILSIPLALLASLMYLFATGNTLNIISMSALAIAIGMVVDDAIVVLENISTHIARGEKPKEAAVHGTGEVGISVIASTLTMLCVFLPLTMINGMAGIMFRQLGWIVSIIMIVSTTAALTFVPMLCAHWLKKDVRHNKAYNAIFVPINKAIDKISRGYAHVIHWSTKRRKVTILSFGAVFVLSILLLAPGLKTEYFPRGDSERLTVTVNLPMGTSQDVTREFYNRIYADIKAAVPEIQVLNATFGQADTDNAFASMQSNGTHILSLNLNIGTSSTRKRSSAEISDVLRGICAQYPEIRRAMVSEGMGMGGASTVEVEVYGYDFAETDRVAQELKTRMLQAPSFTQVTVSREEYTPELRMDFDRTKLALNGLNSTTAAAAFSSAMSGTVASLYREDGEEYNIRVRYAPQFRSSVEDMENIVVTTPTGATVRMKELGTVVEGLVPPTIERKDRSRLITVTGIVAKGAALSDAVESCNEIIGSMEIPSELSTVIAGDFEDQQEMFGQMLALILLMILLVYMVMASQFESLMAPFVIMFSVPFALVGVILGLRVAGLALGVMSIIGIIILIGIVVKNGIVLIDYTILCRERGMNIRDASTTAAKSRLRPILMTTLTTVLGMLPMAVGTGEGSEMWRALGVTVCWGLSVSTLITLVLIPTVYCAFTYRMERRNERRRNRK; translated from the coding sequence ATGAGCATCTACCGTTCCGCGGTCGAGCATCCCGTGACGACCGCCCTGCTGTTCGTCGCCCTCGCCATCCTGGGTATCTTCTCCCTGAGCCGGACGTCCATCGCCCAGTTCCCGGAGTTCGATTCCAACACGATCATGGTGATGGCCTCCTACCAGGGCGCCAACGCGCAGGATATCGAGACCAACCTGACCAAGGTCCTGGAGAACGCCCTCAACGGCGTGGAGGACCTCAAGGAGCTGAACTCCCAGTCCAAGGAGAACATCTCCCTGCTGACCCTGACCTTCAATTACGGCGTGGACATCGAGGCCGCGACCAACAGCGTCCGCGACAAGCTGGACATGGTCAACGCCATGCTGCCTGACGGCGTGTCCAACCCGGTCATCTTCAAGTTCAGCGCCTCCGACCTGCCGGTCATGCTGCTTTCCGCCACGGCGGAGGAGAGCCTTCCGGCGCTGGACAAGATCCTGGACGACAAGGTTTCCACCCCGCTGGCGCGCGTCTCCGGCGTGGGTACCGTGTCCGTGAGCGGCGCCCCGAGCCGCGAGATCCAGGTCTACTGCGACCCGAGCAAGCTGCAGGCGTACGGCCTGAGCATCAGCTCGATCGCGAGCGTGATCTCGGCCGAGAACCGCAACATCCCTTCGGGAAATATCGACATCGGCTCCGACACCTACACGCTCCGCGTGCACCAGGAATTCTCCGACCCGTCCGAACTGCTGGACGTCGTGGTCGGCGCGATGGGCGGCCGGGCCGTCTACCTGCGGGACGTCGCCACGGTGGTGGACGGCCAGCAGGAGCGCGAGCAGGAGTCCTATACGAACGGCCATCGCGCCGCCCGCATCATCATCCAGAAGCAGAGCGACGCCAACACGGTCAACGTCATCCGCGGCGTCAAGAAGCAGCTCGCCCAGATTGAGAAGACCCTGCCCGCCGATGTCAAGATCACGACCATCGTGGACGGCTCCCGGGAGATCATCAACACGATCAACACCCTGATCGAGACCATCATCATCACCTTCCTGGTGGTCATGCTCGTGGTCTTCATCTTCCTGGGCAGCTGGAAGTCCACCTTCATCATCATCCTGTCCATCCCGCTGGCCCTCCTGGCCTCGCTGATGTATCTCTTCGCCACGGGCAACACGCTCAACATCATCTCGATGTCCGCCCTCGCCATCGCGATCGGCATGGTCGTGGACGACGCCATCGTGGTCCTGGAGAACATCTCCACGCACATCGCGCGCGGCGAGAAGCCGAAGGAGGCCGCCGTGCACGGCACGGGCGAGGTGGGCATCTCCGTCATCGCGTCCACGCTGACGATGCTCTGCGTGTTCCTCCCGCTGACGATGATCAACGGCATGGCCGGCATCATGTTCCGCCAGCTGGGCTGGATCGTCTCCATCATCATGATCGTGTCCACGACGGCGGCCCTGACCTTCGTGCCGATGCTCTGCGCCCACTGGCTCAAGAAGGATGTCAGGCACAACAAGGCCTACAACGCCATCTTCGTCCCGATCAACAAGGCCATCGACAAGATTTCCCGCGGCTACGCCCACGTGATCCACTGGTCCACGAAGCGCCGCAAGGTGACCATCCTCTCCTTCGGCGCCGTGTTCGTGCTCTCGATCCTGCTGCTCGCCCCGGGCCTCAAGACCGAGTACTTCCCGCGCGGCGACTCCGAGCGCCTCACCGTCACGGTCAACCTGCCGATGGGTACGTCGCAGGACGTCACGCGCGAGTTCTACAACCGCATCTACGCCGACATCAAGGCGGCCGTGCCGGAGATCCAGGTGCTCAACGCCACCTTCGGCCAGGCCGACACGGACAACGCGTTCGCGAGCATGCAGAGCAACGGCACGCACATCCTTTCGCTCAACCTCAATATCGGCACTTCCAGCACGCGCAAGCGTTCTTCGGCCGAGATTTCCGACGTGCTGCGCGGCATCTGCGCCCAGTATCCGGAGATCCGCCGCGCGATGGTGTCCGAGGGCATGGGCATGGGCGGTGCTTCCACCGTCGAGGTGGAGGTGTACGGCTATGACTTCGCCGAGACGGACCGCGTGGCGCAGGAGCTGAAGACCCGCATGCTGCAGGCTCCGTCCTTCACGCAGGTGACCGTCAGCCGCGAGGAGTACACGCCTGAGCTCCGGATGGACTTCGACCGCACCAAGCTTGCCCTCAACGGGCTCAACTCCACCACCGCCGCGGCCGCCTTCAGCTCCGCGATGAGCGGCACCGTGGCCTCGCTCTACCGCGAGGACGGCGAGGAATACAACATCCGCGTGCGCTACGCGCCGCAGTTCCGTTCCAGCGTGGAGGATATGGAGAACATCGTCGTGACGACCCCGACCGGCGCCACCGTCCGGATGAAGGAGCTCGGCACCGTGGTCGAGGGCCTCGTGCCGCCGACCATCGAGCGCAAGGACCGCTCCCGCCTGATCACGGTCACGGGCATCGTGGCCAAGGGCGCCGCCCTGAGCGATGCTGTGGAGAGCTGCAACGAGATCATCGGCAGCATGGAGATCCCCTCCGAGCTGTCCACGGTGATCGCCGGCGACTTCGAGGACCAGCAGGAGATGTTCGGGCAGATGCTCGCACTCATTCTGTTGATGATCCTGCTCGTGTATATGGTGATGGCTTCCCAGTTCGAGAGCCTGATGGCCCCGTTCGTGATCATGTTCAGCGTCCCGTTCGCCCTCGTGGGCGTGATCCTGGGCCTGCGCGTCGCGGGCCTCGCGCTCGGCGTGATGTCCATCATCGGCATCATCATCCTGATCGGTATCGTGGTGAAGAACGGTATCGTGCTCATCGACTACACGATCCTCTGCCGCGAGCGCGGCATGAACATCCGTGACGCGTCCACGACGGCCGCCAAGAGCCGTCTGCGCCCGATCCTGATGACCACCCTCACCACCGTCCTGGGCATGCTCCCGATGGCGGTCGGCACGGGCGAAGGCTCCGAGATGTGGCGTGCGCTGGGTGTGACGGTGTGCTGGGGCCTGTCGGTCTCCACGCTCATCACCCTCGTGCTCATCCCGACGGTCTACTGCGCGTTTACCTACAGAATGGAAAGAAGAAACGAAAGAAGGAGGAACCGGAAATGA
- a CDS encoding RND family efflux transporter, MFP subunit, with product MACCALLSACGQQKSGAPADPMAAMADRTPVVSVAAAVLQQVSQDAVYSASVQANVVNNIAPQAGGRIQKLNVEVGDFVSAGQVLAEMDRIQLDQAALRLKNDETELARVRQLFEEGGVSQSDFESLELAFKVSKSSYENLLENTVLRAPVSGVVSARNYDRGDLYAMAQPIYTVQQITPVKLLVPISEADYTRVKRGDKVSLTADALPGRTYTGTIVRLYPTMDPATHTFNAEVRVANEKRELRPGMYARVTVDFGARERIVVPDAAVIRQQGSGQRSVFVLNADNTVSIKVVETGRHFGSQYEILSGLEAGEQVLTGGFANLRSGDKVEVKR from the coding sequence ATGGCCTGCTGCGCGCTGCTGAGCGCCTGCGGCCAGCAGAAATCCGGGGCGCCCGCCGATCCGATGGCGGCCATGGCGGACAGGACGCCGGTCGTGTCCGTGGCCGCGGCGGTCCTGCAGCAAGTCTCCCAGGATGCGGTCTATTCCGCCTCCGTCCAGGCCAATGTGGTCAACAACATCGCCCCGCAGGCCGGTGGCCGTATCCAGAAACTCAACGTCGAGGTCGGCGACTTCGTGTCCGCCGGCCAGGTCCTTGCCGAGATGGACCGCATCCAGCTCGACCAGGCGGCCCTCCGGCTCAAGAACGACGAGACCGAGCTCGCCCGCGTGCGGCAGCTCTTCGAGGAGGGCGGCGTGTCGCAGTCGGACTTCGAGTCCCTGGAGCTTGCTTTCAAGGTGTCGAAGAGCAGCTACGAGAACCTGCTGGAGAACACGGTCCTGCGCGCTCCCGTGAGCGGCGTCGTGTCCGCCCGCAACTACGACCGCGGCGACCTCTACGCGATGGCCCAGCCCATCTATACCGTCCAGCAGATCACCCCGGTCAAGCTCCTCGTCCCCATTTCCGAGGCTGACTACACCCGGGTCAAGCGCGGCGACAAGGTCTCCCTGACCGCCGACGCCCTGCCCGGCAGGACCTATACCGGCACCATCGTGCGCCTCTATCCGACGATGGACCCCGCCACGCACACCTTCAACGCCGAGGTCCGCGTCGCCAACGAGAAGCGCGAACTCCGTCCCGGCATGTACGCCCGCGTGACCGTCGACTTCGGCGCCCGCGAGCGCATCGTCGTGCCTGACGCCGCCGTGATCCGGCAGCAGGGTTCCGGCCAGCGTTCCGTCTTTGTGCTGAACGCCGACAACACCGTGTCCATCAAGGTCGTGGAGACCGGCCGCCATTTTGGCAGCCAATACGAAATCCTGTCCGGGCTGGAAGCCGGCGAGCAGGTGCTCACCGGCGGATTCGCCAACCTCAGGTCCGGCGATAAAGTGGAGGTCAAGCGATGA